Within Dromaius novaehollandiae isolate bDroNov1 chromosome 15, bDroNov1.hap1, whole genome shotgun sequence, the genomic segment TTTCCCCGTTCCAGGGAGGAAAGGCTCCTGGGTGTTGCTGAGAGGATAGGCTCGGCGCAGGTGGTTTTCACAAATGCCTTTGCATAGTACCATAAGATGCCTACAGCGACAAGATAATTCTTTGGAGGTAGAAAATGAATCCGAAGGCAGCCAGTGGTCTATTGCTGTTGAGAAGATTGGTGGCGGGGCAGGAAATCGTTCGCACGGCTCCTGCAAAGAGCTGTGCGATTCGTGGTGGAAAGTCCTCACTTAGAAGATTTGGACGATGGGTCCATGATATTTACTGGCCGGCATATAGAGTGTAATCTACTTTACGAGAAGcgctttttttcacttttttttcctcgtttcttttcctttttttttctttttttttttgccctgcgGTAGAGAAGATGGATAGAACACCCCCAAAGGAACTCTTCCCTCATTTCTTGCATCCTCAGCTTGAGGAAAGGAAAGGTTCGTATCGCAGTTTCCAAAGAGGGGAACTGCAGATGCATAAATTATTCCGCTTGTGCGAATCCGCAGTTCTCGAGCACGACTTTTTTTCTGCCCCTATAGTGCGGGATAGGCGTGGAAAACGCAACGAGTGGGAGGCTGGGGTGAAATATGTGGCTGCAGTTCCGGGCGGAGGCTGCGGGCGCCGCTGCTCaccaaggaggagaggagggagcggagcgctgcagccagccccgcccgccgcagccccgggctcgCTCGCTGGCTCGGCGGCTGGGCGGGCTCGGAGCGGCCGCGGCGGTGCGGAGCCGTGCTGCAGCGAGGCGGAGGGGGCGGCGAGAGCGGGCCGGAGCGCCGGGCCGGAGCGACAGCGGCGCGGAGGAGCCCGCGGGATTTCGGGGTCGCGGCGGAGATGCGAGCGGACACACGGAGGCGCTGGGGCGGCCGAGGGAGAgcccgagggcgagggcgagcgctGCTGTGGTGCGCCTTGGTGGCGGCGTGGGAGCTGGCGTGGGGGCAGCTGCGCTACGCGGTGCCCGAGGAGATGCAGAAGGGCTCTTTCGTGGGCGACGTGGCCAAGgacctggggctggagctggcggcgCTCCGCCAACGCGGCGCCCGCGTACTTTCCGAAGGTAGGAGGCAGTATTTTGCTCTGCATGAGAAGACCGGCCATTTAGTGACGGCGGAACGCATagacagagagcagctctgccgggTGGTGGAGAAATGCGTGCTGCGCTGTGAGGTGATAGTGGAGAGCGAAATGAAGGTTTATGCAGTCGAAGTGGAAATCAGGGACATTAACGACAACGCGCCCAGCTTCCGAGAGGCAGAAACGCAACTGAAAGTGAGCGAGACAACAGCCCCGGGGTCGCGGTTTCCCCTGGCTGAGGCTCACGACCCGGACGTCGGGAGCAATTCCCTGCAGCGCTACGAGCTCAGCGGCGACCAGCACTTCTCCCTGGCCGTCCAGACGGGAGCCGATGGGGAGAAGCGTCCCGAGCTGGTGCTGGCGCAGGCGCTGGACCGGGAGGAAAGCGCCTTCCACGAGCTGGTGCTGACGGCGGTGgacggcggggagccggcgcggaCGGGCACGGCGCGGATCCGCGTGCTGGTGCTGGACgcgaacgacaacgcgccggtgTTCAGCCAGGCGGTGTACACGGTGCGCGTGCGCGAGGACGTGCCCGTGGGCTCCACCCTGCTCACCGTCAGAGCCACCGATGCCGACGACGGGCTCAACGGAGaggtgaaatacatttttcagaaaatttccgAAACGGCATCGGAAATATTTCAGCTGGACTCTGAGACAGGAGAAATATCTCTCATGCATGAATTGGACTTCGAAGAAATCTCCTCACATGAACTGGAAGTGCAAGCACGGGATGGCGGGGACCTTTCCGACACGACGAAAGTCGTGATCGCGGTGACCGACGTGAACGACAACGCACCCGAGATCTCCGTGCGGTCGCTGCTGAGCGCGGTGTCGGAGGACTCTCCCGCCGGGACGGTGGTGGCCCTGCTGCACGTGCAGGACCGCGACTCGGGGGCGAACGGGGAGGTGAGGTGCTCgctgggcgcggggctgccgtTCCGGCTGCGGAGCTCGCTGGGCAGCTACTACAGCGTGGTGACGGCGAGGGAGCTGGACCGCGAGGAGGTGTCGGAGTACAACGTGACGGTGCGGGCGACGGACGGCGGGGCGCCGGCGCTGCGCAGCAGCGCGGTGCTGCCGCTGCGCGTGCtggacgtgaacgacaacgcgccggtgTTCGCGGAGGCGCGCTACAGCGCCTGGCTGCCCGAGAACAACGCCAAGGGCGCGCTGGTGCTGACGGTGCGGGCGGCGGACGCGGACTGGGGGCAGAACGCGCGCGTGCGGTACCGGCTGTGCGAGGGGCAGGTGCGGGGCGCGCCGCTCTCGTCGTACGTGTCGGTGCACGCGGAGACGGGCGCGCTGTACGCGCTGCGCTCCTTCGACTACGAGGAGGTGCGCGAGGTGGGGCTGTGGGTGCGCGCGGAGGACGGCGGCGCGCCGGCGCTGAGCAGCAACGTGTCGGTGCGGCTCTTCATCGTGGAcgagaacgacaacgcgccgcaGGTGCTGTacccgccggcggcgccgggcgccggctggACGGGCGTGGAGctggcgccgcgcgccgccgagcccggggcgctggtggccaaggtggtggcgGTGGACGCGGACTCGGGGCAGAACGCCTGGCTGTCCTACGAGCTGGCCAAGGCCACGGAGCCGGGGCTCTTCCGCGTGGGGCTGCACAGCGGCGAGGTGCGCACGGCGCGGTTCCCGCTGGCGCGCGACGCGCTGCGGCAGagcctggtggtggtggtgagggacCACGGGCAGCCGGCGCTGTCGGCCACGGCCACGCTGACGGTGGTGCTGGCCGAGAGCGTGGCCGAGCTGCTGTCGGAcctgggcggcgcggcggcgccgggcgagcCGGGCGGCAGCCTGACGCGCTGGCTGGTGGTGGCCGTGGCGGCCGTGTGCTGCCTCTTCCTCGCCttcctgctggcgctgctggcgctgcgcCTGCGGCGCTGGCGCCGCTcccggctgctggcggcgggcagcggcgcctcgCGCGCCGTCGCCGCCTCGCCCTTCGTGGGCATCGACGGCGTCCGCGCCTTCCTGCACTCCTACTCGCACGAGGTCTCGCTCACCGCCGACTCGCGCAAGAGCCACCTCCGCTTCCCGGGCGGCAGCTGCTCCAACAccctgccggccgcgccgccgcccgacAAATgcgcgccgctgctgctgcccgaaGAGCCCTCGCGTGCCCGCGCCGACAGCGGAGACGCCCTCCCGGTGAGTCCCTCTAGCGAGGCCCTTACGCTGCTTTTACGCTCCACTGGGTTGCTGCTCTGGACTGTTCTGCGCGTGTTGTGTGTTGCATGTACATAGCCTTAGCTCTAAGTAGAGGCCGATTAGGCAGAGGTACGTGCACCCAATATTTCgctctttctcttttgttcctgCCAGCTAACTGATGCATGCCGGTGGCAGCGTTCGGCCTAGCATGGAGCGTGCGATGTGTGTGCGTCCTTTTGCTTTGAGTTGCCTGCTCCTTGGGCCGGGTCTTCGAAGCCTGCGCCACGTTGTTCCTCAGGTCACCACCTTTCGTGTATAATTCAGCTATTCCTGTGAATGTTAGGCGCTGGGAGTAGACGGACACTCTGCGTTAGCAGTCGAGTCACAGATGTCCCAGCTTCTTCAGGACGTGTGCTTTAGACGGATGAGACTGCCTTTAAGCAGAGGCTTGGATGACGCAGTGTTTTGCCTTAGCCGcactttttggggtttttttgttttttttttgtttccttccccatAACAAGTAGCTCTTTCTTATGTCGTTTTCCTTCCGTGGTGGgacttttcctcttcttctctctttGTCGAGGCATCTTGTACACACGGCTGTATTGAGAAGTAGATGGTCACCGAGGGTTGGTCCTTATGTCCCCAGGGTGTGTCTGTAGTGTTTCTTACGATTTCTGCTTGGCAGCCTTGCAGACGATATGGAAGGACAAGAGTTCTGCAGGTATTTGATTGTGAAGGGTTAATTATTTCACTTCTTCTATGGCGTGTGACGTCTGTTCCCTCCTTTAAGCTGCTCCCGCTTATACTGTGCTAGTTGTAGGACATCAAGTGTTCCGAACTACGTTGGAAGAAGGGGTAAGAAAGGCTGCGTTTCTCATGAAGTGCTGCTTCTGAATGACCTCGCTCACCACAAACGCCTGCTCGCATAGCAACGTCGTGGCCTGTCCTGAGGCAGGGTCCTGTTAATCCAGGGTGCTGCTGGTCCGTTTGCTTTACTGTTCATCTTGTAGCTAGCGGTGGCGTTAGAAGAAGAGGTAAAGGTTGAAGAATTCCATCTGGGTAGACATAGTGCAGGTCGAAGAGTTGTCTGAGTTGTAATTTTAAGTCAATAGAAGCTGGATGTAAACGTTGGTAAAGGTAAAGCTGAGGTAAAGGTAAAGCTGAGGTAAAGGTAAAGATATGGCTGCGGTTGGCCCTAATGTCCCTACATGCCGGTAATTTTCTCATGTGCTGTTCGGCAGCGCTGCAGATGGCTTGAAGGTAAAAGAAACGATCGGGTTATCGTTCGCACCTTTCCCGAGAGAGTCTGTGCGTTGGTGCCTTCTTTTATCACCACGCTCCTAAAACACAGCTCTTTCATTTCATGTCATTTAAAACGTTTTTAACCAACTCGATACTAACGATATCATCAGCAGTTAGCACTCACAAGCACTTAGGCAGCACTCTGTGTAAAGACGTGCTCTCTAGGCATAGCTGACCCTTTTGCGTGTCTTACTGCGTTTGAAGTAGTGAGGAAAACCTTGGTGAGGAGGAAGACCGTGTTCACAGAGAGACTGTCTGTCCCCTGGTCCTTATGTCCCCTGGGTGTGTCTGTAGTGTTGGCAGCCTTGGCAGCCTTGGCAGCCTTGCAGACGATATGGAAGGACAAGAGCTCTGCAGGTATTTGATTGTGAAGGGTTAATTATTTCACTTCTTCTATGGCGTGTGACGTCTGTTCCCTCCTTTAAGCTGCTCCCGCTTATACTGTGCTAGTTGTAGGACATCAAGTGTTCCGAACTACGCTGGAAGAAGGGGTAAGAAAGGCTGCGTTTCTCATGAAACTCTTTCATGAACTGCTCTTTCATTTCATGTCATTTAAAACGTTTTTACCAACTCGGTACTAATGCTATCACCAGCACTTAGT encodes:
- the LOC135330005 gene encoding protocadherin gamma-A12-like, coding for MRADTRRRWGGRGRARGRGRALLWCALVAAWELAWGQLRYAVPEEMQKGSFVGDVAKDLGLELAALRQRGARVLSEGRRQYFALHEKTGHLVTAERIDREQLCRVVEKCVLRCEVIVESEMKVYAVEVEIRDINDNAPSFREAETQLKVSETTAPGSRFPLAEAHDPDVGSNSLQRYELSGDQHFSLAVQTGADGEKRPELVLAQALDREESAFHELVLTAVDGGEPARTGTARIRVLVLDANDNAPVFSQAVYTVRVREDVPVGSTLLTVRATDADDGLNGEVKYIFQKISETASEIFQLDSETGEISLMHELDFEEISSHELEVQARDGGDLSDTTKVVIAVTDVNDNAPEISVRSLLSAVSEDSPAGTVVALLHVQDRDSGANGEVRCSLGAGLPFRLRSSLGSYYSVVTARELDREEVSEYNVTVRATDGGAPALRSSAVLPLRVLDVNDNAPVFAEARYSAWLPENNAKGALVLTVRAADADWGQNARVRYRLCEGQVRGAPLSSYVSVHAETGALYALRSFDYEEVREVGLWVRAEDGGAPALSSNVSVRLFIVDENDNAPQVLYPPAAPGAGWTGVELAPRAAEPGALVAKVVAVDADSGQNAWLSYELAKATEPGLFRVGLHSGEVRTARFPLARDALRQSLVVVVRDHGQPALSATATLTVVLAESVAELLSDLGGAAAPGEPGGSLTRWLVVAVAAVCCLFLAFLLALLALRLRRWRRSRLLAAGSGASRAVAASPFVGIDGVRAFLHSYSHEVSLTADSRKSHLRFPGGSCSNTLPAAPPPDKCAPLLLPEEPSRARADSGDALPVSPSSEALTLLLRSTGLLLWTVLRVLCVACT